Proteins from a genomic interval of Streptomyces sp. NBC_01445:
- a CDS encoding beta-ketoacyl-[acyl-carrier-protein] synthase family protein, whose protein sequence is MTRRVAVTGVGVVAPGGIGASAFWDLLANGRTATRGITLFDPVGLRSRIAAECDLDPLAHGLDPELVEHADRYIQFAVIAAGEAVKDSGIDTGVEDPWRIGVSLGSAIGGTTRLEQDYVRVSEGGKRWDVDHRAAEPKLHMAFSPSTLASVVAEQFGAQGPVQTVSTGCTSGLDAVGYAFHTIEEGRADICIAGASDSPISPITMACFDAIKATSPNNDDPEHASRPFDAERNGFVMGEGAAVLVLEDYEHARARGAHIYCELSGYATYGNAYHMTGLTSEGLEMARAIDNALGQARLDPTLIDYVNAHGSGTRQNDRHETAAVKVSLGAHAYETPMSSIKSMVGHSLGAIGAIEVVACVLAMKHQVVPPTANYETPDPECDLDYVPRTARPRKLRNVLSVGSGFGGFQSAVLLTETGGRTR, encoded by the coding sequence GTGACCCGGCGGGTGGCTGTCACCGGTGTCGGTGTAGTCGCCCCGGGTGGTATCGGGGCGAGCGCGTTCTGGGACCTTCTCGCCAACGGCCGTACCGCGACCCGCGGCATCACGCTCTTCGACCCGGTGGGCCTGCGCTCACGCATCGCCGCCGAATGCGACCTGGACCCGCTCGCGCACGGGCTCGACCCGGAGCTGGTCGAACACGCAGACCGGTACATTCAGTTCGCCGTCATCGCCGCCGGCGAAGCCGTCAAGGACTCCGGAATCGACACCGGAGTCGAAGACCCCTGGCGCATCGGAGTCTCGCTCGGCAGCGCCATCGGCGGCACCACCCGCCTGGAGCAGGACTACGTGCGGGTCAGCGAGGGCGGGAAGCGGTGGGACGTCGACCACCGCGCGGCCGAACCGAAACTCCACATGGCGTTCTCGCCGAGCACACTCGCCTCGGTCGTCGCCGAACAGTTCGGTGCCCAGGGCCCGGTGCAGACGGTATCCACCGGCTGCACCTCCGGGCTCGATGCGGTCGGCTACGCCTTCCACACCATCGAGGAAGGCCGCGCCGACATCTGCATAGCCGGGGCGTCGGACTCGCCGATCTCCCCGATCACGATGGCGTGCTTCGACGCCATCAAGGCGACGTCGCCCAACAACGACGATCCCGAGCACGCCTCCCGCCCCTTCGACGCCGAGCGCAATGGTTTCGTGATGGGCGAGGGCGCCGCGGTGCTCGTCCTGGAGGACTACGAGCACGCCCGTGCGCGAGGCGCGCACATCTACTGCGAGCTCAGTGGCTACGCCACCTACGGCAACGCCTACCACATGACCGGTCTCACCAGCGAAGGCCTGGAGATGGCCCGGGCGATCGACAACGCGCTCGGCCAGGCCCGCCTCGATCCCACGCTGATCGACTACGTCAACGCCCACGGTTCGGGCACCAGACAGAACGACCGGCACGAGACGGCCGCGGTCAAGGTGTCCCTGGGAGCTCACGCCTACGAGACACCCATGAGTTCCATCAAATCCATGGTGGGCCACTCCTTGGGAGCGATCGGCGCGATAGAGGTGGTCGCCTGCGTCCTTGCCATGAAGCACCAGGTGGTGCCGCCCACGGCGAACTACGAGACCCCAGACCCCGAGTGCGACCTCGACTACGTACCGCGCACCGCACGTCCGCGAAAACTGCGGAACGTTCTCTCCGTCGGCAGCGGATTCGGCGGATTCCAGTCCGCGGTGCTCCTGACCGAGACAGGTGGGAGGACACGATGA
- a CDS encoding ketosynthase chain-length factor → MRTERARGAAITGIGVIAPNGLHAEAYWKSVREGLGALDRITREGCENLPLRVGGEVRGFDPAGLIEERFLVQTDRFTHFGMAAAALALDEAGLSRGDPAEPYSIGVVTAAGSGGGEFGQRELQKLWGQGSKFVGPYQSIAWFYAASTGQISIWSGFKGPCGVVASDEAGGLDAIAHAARTVRRGTGAMVVGSAEAPLAPYSMVCQLGYPELSTAEDPDRAYLPFTSGARGFAPAEGGAMLVVEDETRARERGADIRAVVAGHSATFTGASQWEESREGLARAIKGALDEAGCAPEEIDVVFADAMGVPAADRAEALAIADVLGAHGRRVPVTAPKTGTGRAYCAAPVLDVVSAVFAMENGLVPPTPNVFDICHDLDLVMSRARPAELHTALVLSRGLMGSNAALVVRRGGDSAR, encoded by the coding sequence ATGAGAACGGAACGCGCCCGAGGCGCGGCCATCACCGGGATCGGTGTGATCGCGCCCAACGGACTGCACGCCGAGGCGTACTGGAAATCCGTCCGGGAGGGCCTCGGCGCCCTGGACCGGATCACCCGCGAAGGATGCGAGAACCTGCCGCTCCGCGTCGGGGGTGAGGTCCGCGGCTTCGATCCCGCGGGCCTCATCGAGGAGCGGTTCCTCGTCCAGACGGACCGGTTCACCCACTTCGGCATGGCCGCCGCGGCGCTCGCCCTCGACGAGGCGGGCCTCAGCCGCGGAGACCCCGCGGAGCCGTACTCCATCGGCGTGGTCACCGCGGCCGGTTCCGGCGGCGGCGAGTTCGGGCAGCGGGAGCTCCAGAAGCTGTGGGGCCAGGGCTCCAAGTTCGTGGGCCCCTACCAGTCCATCGCCTGGTTCTACGCGGCCAGCACCGGACAGATCTCGATCTGGAGCGGCTTCAAGGGGCCGTGCGGAGTGGTCGCGAGCGACGAGGCGGGCGGCCTGGACGCCATCGCGCACGCGGCCCGCACCGTACGGCGCGGCACCGGCGCCATGGTGGTCGGATCCGCCGAGGCACCCCTCGCCCCGTACTCGATGGTGTGCCAGCTCGGATACCCCGAGCTCAGCACCGCCGAGGACCCCGACCGGGCCTACCTGCCCTTCACCTCGGGAGCCCGTGGATTCGCGCCCGCCGAGGGCGGCGCGATGCTCGTCGTCGAGGACGAGACCCGTGCCCGCGAGCGGGGGGCGGACATCCGGGCCGTGGTGGCCGGCCACTCGGCCACCTTCACCGGCGCCTCCCAGTGGGAGGAGTCCCGCGAGGGGCTCGCCCGCGCGATCAAGGGCGCCCTCGACGAGGCGGGCTGCGCCCCCGAGGAGATCGACGTCGTCTTCGCCGACGCCATGGGCGTCCCGGCGGCGGACCGCGCCGAGGCGCTGGCCATCGCCGACGTCCTGGGTGCACACGGCAGGCGTGTACCCGTCACGGCACCCAAGACCGGTACGGGCCGGGCCTACTGCGCGGCGCCCGTCCTGGACGTCGTGTCCGCCGTCTTCGCCATGGAGAACGGCCTCGTACCCCCCACCCCCAACGTGTTCGACATCTGCCACGACCTCGACCTGGTGATGTCTCGCGCTCGCCCCGCCGAGCTGCACACGGCCCTGGTCCTCAGCAGGGGACTCATGGGCTCCAACGCGGCGCTGGTAGTGCGCCGCGGTGGCGACTCCGCCCGGTAA
- a CDS encoding acyl carrier protein — MITAELTFDELARLMKKAAGVTVDPHLLKQSPDSPFDSVGLDSLGLLGIVGELENRSGQPLPPDSERCKTPREFLDLVNSTLKAGA, encoded by the coding sequence ATGATCACCGCAGAACTGACCTTCGACGAACTGGCCCGCCTGATGAAGAAGGCGGCCGGAGTCACCGTGGACCCTCATCTGCTCAAGCAGTCGCCGGACTCCCCGTTCGACTCCGTCGGCCTCGACTCGCTGGGCCTGCTCGGCATCGTGGGCGAGCTCGAGAACCGGTCCGGCCAGCCGCTTCCCCCGGACTCGGAGCGCTGCAAGACGCCCCGCGAGTTCCTCGACCTCGTCAACAGCACCCTCAAGGCTGGAGCCTGA
- a CDS encoding SRPBCC family protein — MSGHTENSITIDAPIDLVWDVTNDIENWPQLFSEYASLEVLSREGDKTTFRLTMHPDDNGKVWSWVSERTIDRAKRSVRARRVETGPFAHMDIRWDYTETPEGTRMDWVQDFAMKPEAPVDDAWMTDNINRNSVTQMGLIRDRIERVAHDRQNAAVPR, encoded by the coding sequence ATGTCCGGACACACCGAGAACAGCATCACCATCGACGCTCCCATCGACCTCGTCTGGGACGTCACCAACGACATCGAGAACTGGCCGCAGCTCTTCAGCGAGTACGCGTCCCTCGAAGTCCTCTCCCGCGAGGGCGACAAGACGACCTTCCGCCTGACCATGCACCCGGACGACAACGGGAAGGTGTGGAGCTGGGTCTCGGAGCGGACCATCGACCGCGCCAAGCGGTCCGTGCGTGCCCGTCGCGTCGAAACCGGTCCCTTCGCGCACATGGATATCCGGTGGGACTACACGGAGACCCCGGAAGGCACCCGTATGGACTGGGTGCAGGACTTCGCGATGAAGCCCGAGGCCCCGGTCGACGACGCCTGGATGACGGACAACATCAACCGCAACTCCGTCACGCAGATGGGCCTCATCCGCGACCGGATCGAGCGTGTCGCCCATGACCGCCAGAACGCCGCCGTCCCCCGCTGA
- a CDS encoding TcmI family type II polyketide cyclase, translating to MHHALIVARMAPGSAPAISDVFAASDRGELPHLIGVNRRSLFQFGDVYLHLIESDEDPAPVIAKVAGHPEFRSVSDQLSAYVSAYDPETWRSPKDAMAHRFYHWDRNNPS from the coding sequence ATGCATCACGCCCTGATCGTCGCCCGCATGGCGCCCGGTTCGGCGCCGGCGATCTCCGACGTGTTCGCCGCCTCCGACCGAGGTGAGCTCCCGCACCTGATCGGTGTCAACCGACGCAGCCTCTTCCAGTTCGGTGACGTGTATCTGCACCTCATCGAGTCCGACGAGGACCCGGCGCCCGTCATCGCGAAGGTGGCCGGGCACCCCGAGTTCCGCAGTGTCAGCGATCAGCTGTCGGCGTACGTCAGCGCGTACGACCCCGAGACATGGCGCAGCCCCAAGGACGCCATGGCGCACCGCTTCTACCACTGGGACCGTAACAACCCCTCCTGA
- a CDS encoding methyltransferase, translating into MTTVEEASQSPMRLRELVFGAACAAAVRAAARLGVADALDDTPMSAEDLAAAVKTQPLTLRRLLRALSSQGVFTELPDGTFAHTDMSRLLREDDPHSLRYIALWCTEPWTWNVWPKLDEAVRHGRNVFEDVYEAEFFTYLNQQAPESAHVFNRAMTTSSEQSARDVADLLDLTGVASVADIGGGHGQVVASLLEKHPDMHGTLLDLPGVVENADPRLRDGGSLASRVRIVAGDCREDIPVQADVYIIKNILEWDDDSTRRALANVRKAARPGARVVVIENLVDDTPSMKFTTSMDLLLLLNVGGAKHTRLSMVERLTDAGLVLGEVRPVNAYLHAFECTVPA; encoded by the coding sequence ATGACGACCGTTGAAGAGGCCTCCCAGTCACCCATGCGCCTGCGGGAGCTGGTTTTCGGGGCCGCGTGCGCCGCCGCCGTACGCGCGGCCGCCCGCCTGGGTGTCGCCGACGCCCTGGACGACACGCCCATGAGCGCGGAGGACCTGGCGGCTGCGGTGAAGACCCAGCCGTTGACACTGCGCCGGCTGCTGCGCGCACTGTCCAGCCAGGGCGTCTTCACCGAGCTCCCGGACGGCACGTTCGCGCACACGGACATGTCCCGGCTCCTGCGCGAGGACGACCCGCACAGCCTGCGCTACATCGCGCTGTGGTGCACCGAGCCGTGGACCTGGAACGTCTGGCCGAAGCTCGACGAGGCGGTGCGCCACGGCCGCAACGTCTTCGAGGACGTGTACGAAGCTGAGTTCTTCACCTATCTCAACCAGCAGGCCCCCGAGTCGGCGCACGTGTTCAACCGCGCCATGACGACGTCCAGCGAGCAGTCCGCGCGCGACGTCGCCGACCTCCTCGACCTCACGGGCGTGGCCTCGGTCGCGGACATCGGCGGCGGTCACGGGCAGGTCGTGGCCAGCCTGCTGGAGAAGCACCCCGACATGCACGGCACGCTGCTCGACCTGCCGGGGGTGGTCGAGAACGCCGATCCGCGCCTGCGCGACGGCGGTTCGCTGGCCTCGCGGGTGCGCATCGTCGCCGGTGACTGCCGCGAGGACATCCCGGTCCAGGCGGATGTCTACATCATCAAGAACATCCTGGAGTGGGACGACGACAGCACCCGCAGGGCGCTGGCCAACGTCCGCAAGGCGGCGCGGCCCGGTGCCCGCGTCGTCGTCATCGAGAACCTCGTCGACGACACCCCGTCGATGAAGTTCACGACGTCCATGGACCTGCTGCTCCTCCTCAACGTCGGCGGCGCGAAGCACACCCGGCTGAGCATGGTCGAGCGGCTGACGGACGCGGGTCTCGTCCTCGGCGAGGTCCGTCCCGTCAACGCGTATCTGCACGCCTTCGAGTGCACCGTCCCCGCCTGA
- a CDS encoding right-handed parallel beta-helix repeat-containing protein has translation MTKRQIAYLACTAAVVVSGVGAAAPSADCRTVHRVNPGESIQKAVNTAKPGDVIVLSPGTYHESVSITVSGLTLRGASARSTVIVPDAASAAGACAKAGNGICVTGTKTKPVEHVTVRSLTLRGFKKNGLLATGTDRLRVEGVTSEKNGQWGIAQERSVRGVFRHDTVEANGDAGLFLANTIDAEEGAPNAKAVISNNRLVGNRIGVTVRRLRNVAVDHNEATGNCAAMMLVGDENKPRPGALKVRNNYVHDNNKYCAATARLPYLQGSGIVLTGVEDSLLAGNSVEDNVGKAPMSGGIVLAKNFKGALNQRNEIRDNLVMGNGSADLASQDKGKGNRFRDNTCAVSVPAGMC, from the coding sequence ATGACCAAGCGACAGATTGCGTACCTCGCATGCACCGCGGCCGTCGTCGTGTCGGGGGTGGGGGCCGCGGCCCCGTCGGCCGACTGCCGGACGGTGCACCGGGTGAACCCGGGCGAGTCGATCCAGAAAGCCGTGAACACGGCAAAGCCGGGAGACGTCATCGTTCTCTCCCCCGGCACCTACCACGAGAGCGTCAGCATCACCGTGTCCGGACTGACGCTGCGGGGCGCGAGCGCCCGGTCCACCGTCATCGTCCCTGACGCGGCGTCCGCTGCCGGCGCCTGCGCCAAGGCCGGCAACGGCATCTGCGTCACCGGGACCAAGACCAAGCCCGTCGAGCACGTCACCGTGCGCTCGCTGACCCTTCGCGGTTTCAAGAAGAACGGTCTGTTGGCGACCGGGACCGATCGCCTCCGAGTCGAGGGAGTGACCTCCGAGAAGAACGGCCAGTGGGGCATCGCCCAGGAGAGGTCCGTGCGCGGGGTGTTCCGCCACGACACCGTCGAGGCCAACGGCGACGCCGGCCTCTTCCTGGCCAACACGATCGACGCCGAGGAGGGGGCCCCGAACGCCAAGGCGGTGATCAGCAACAACCGTCTGGTCGGCAACCGGATCGGCGTCACCGTGCGGCGGCTGCGGAACGTGGCCGTCGACCACAACGAGGCGACCGGCAACTGCGCCGCGATGATGCTCGTGGGTGACGAGAACAAGCCGCGCCCCGGCGCACTGAAGGTGCGCAACAACTACGTCCACGACAACAACAAGTACTGCGCCGCGACCGCGCGTCTGCCCTACCTCCAGGGGTCGGGCATCGTCCTCACCGGCGTCGAGGACTCGCTGCTGGCGGGGAACAGCGTCGAGGACAACGTGGGCAAGGCCCCGATGTCGGGCGGCATCGTGCTCGCCAAGAACTTCAAGGGTGCCCTCAACCAGCGCAACGAGATCCGCGACAACCTCGTGATGGGCAACGGCTCGGCCGACCTGGCCAGCCAGGACAAGGGCAAGGGCAACAGGTTCCGCGACAACACGTGTGCGGTCTCTGTGCCCGCCGGAATGTGCTGA